A window from Lates calcarifer isolate ASB-BC8 linkage group LG7_2, TLL_Latcal_v3, whole genome shotgun sequence encodes these proteins:
- the LOC108891874 gene encoding SLIT and NTRK-like protein 1: protein MLLWIVLLNAALCVASGNVTRDVCKEQICSCNEIEGDLHIDCEKRSFTTLQHLTGPSSQFYHLLLHGNSLSRLFPNEFANFYNAVSLHLENNGLHDIVPGAFLGLQLVKRLHINNNKIRSFRKSTFLGLDDLEYLQADFNLLRDIDPAVFRDLNKLEVLILNDNLISALPINVFQHVPITHLDLRGNRIKTLPYEGILEQIPGIAEVLLEDNPWDCNCDLVSLKEWLENIPHNALIGRVICEAPTRLQGSDLNETSEEDLCPSQSGGVDASLVAPPTQEETSEPAAHGPRPTPYKPSGDAGGPPTPGGGHGPKSRSKSRENWQLKTKPTPVVTGVSGGEREQLHNMTCPQPCNCKLVGSRQGLGVNCEGKKIESLSNLKPKPLAAHELNMRDNNIHAVKKNQLLGYSSLNLLDLGGNNIKVIDNSTFQNQSELRWLYMDKNYLDTLIAEMFVGLVNLEYLSLEYNDIQLIVAGAFSPMPNLRVLFLNNNLLKSLPVDAFLGISLSKISLHNNYFPYLPVAGVLDQLNSIIQIDLHGNPWDCSCNIVPFKQWTEKLGADVIVSDLKCESPEEFWKRDFRYVRNDLMCPKLYDRISPTSLSKNSTFTLDSGTRSNSYLEPNRVSISVLVPGLLLVFVTSAFTVVGMLVFILRNRKRSKRREGNSSASEINSLQTVCDSSYWHSGPYHADGGAHRGFDCSTHLSTTNDA from the coding sequence atgctgctttggATTGTTCTGCTGAATGCGGCTCTTTGTGTTGCTAGTGGAAATGTTACAAGGGACGTTTGTAAGGAGCAGATATGCTCTTGCAACGAGATCGAGGGAGATCTGCACATAGACTGCGAAAAAAGGAGCTTCACCACTCTGCAGCATCTGACCGGCCCGAGCTCGCAGTTTTATCACCTGCTGTTGCACGGGAATTCTCTGTCCAGGCTGTTTCCCAACGAGTTCGCCAACTTTTACAACGCCGTGAGCCTGCATTTGGAAAACAATGGCTTGCACGACATTGTTCCCGGCGCCTTTCTGGGGCTGCAGCTGGTGAAACGGCTGCACATCAATAACAATAAGATAAGATCATTCAGGAAGAGTACATTTCTGGGGTTAGACGACTTGGAATACCTCCAAGCTGATTTCAATCTATTGAGGGATATTGACCCCGCCGTTTTCAGGGACCTTAATAAACTTGAAGTGTTAATACTTAACGACAACCTCATCAGTGCGCTACCTATAAACGTGTTTCAACATGTGCCCATTACGCATCTCGACCTGCGGGGGAACCGAATCAAAACGTTGCCTTATGAAGGGATCCTCGAACAAATACCGGGCATTGCGGAGGTTTTGTTGGAGGACAACCCGTGGGACTGTAACTGCGACCTGGTTTCTCTTAAGGAATGGCTGGAGAACATACCGCATAACGCGCTCATTGGGAGGGTGATATGCGAGGCTCCCACCAGGCTCCAAGGGAGCGACTTAAACGAGACGTCAGAAGAGGATCTGTGCCCTTCGCAGAGCGGCGGCGTGGACGCCAGCCTGGTCGCCCCTCCCACCCAGGAGGAGACCTCGGAGCCCGCGGCCCACGGCCCGCGTCCCACGCCTTACAAACCCAGCGGAGACGCCGGCGGGCCACCGACGCCTGGTGGCGGCCACGGGCCCAAAAGCCGCTCCAAATCTCGTGAGAACTGGCAGCTGAAAACCAAGCCCACTCCGGTGGTGACAGGTGTGAGCGGCGGGGAAAGAGAGCAGCTGCACAACATGACCTGCCCCCAGCCGTGCAACTGCAAGCTGGTCGGTTCCAGACAGGGGCTGGGGGTCAACTGCGAGGGGAAGAAGATCGAGAGCTTGTCCAACCTCAAGCCCAAGCCCCTGGCCGCTCACGAACTGAACATGAGAGACAACAACATACACGCAGTGAAGAAGAACCAGCTGCTCGGCTACTCCAGCCTCAACCTGCTCGACCTGGGTGGGAACAACATCAAGGTGATTGACAACAGCACTTTCCAAAACCAGAGCGAGCTGAGGTGGCTGTATATGGATAAGAACTACCTGGATACCCTGATAGCAGAGATGTTCGTGGGCCTTGTGAATCTGGAATATCTCAGTTTGGAATACAACGACATCCAGCTGATAGTGGCAGGTGCATTCAGCCCCATGCCAAACCTGAGGGTTCTGTTCCTCAACAACAACTTGCTGAAATCTTTACCCGTGGATGCTTTCCTTGGGATTTCTTTATCCAAAATTAGTCTGCATAACAATTATTTCCCCTATCTCCCCGTGGCTGGCGTGTTAGACCAGCTCAATTCAATCATACAGATCGATTTGCACGGGAACCCGTGGGATTGCTCGTGCAACATCGTGCCCTTCAAGCAGTGGACGGAGAAGCTCGGGGCCGACGTGATCGTGAGCGACCTCAAGTGCGAGTCCCCCGAAGAGTTCTGGAAGCGAGATTTCCGCTACGTCCGGAACGACCTCATGTGCCCCAAACTCTATGACAGAATCTCCCCCACCTCCCTGTCCAAAAACAGCACTTTCACCCTGGACTCGGGGACGCGCTCGAACTCCTACTTGGAGCCCAACAGGGTCTCCATCTCGGTGCTCGTCCCCGGGTTGCTGTTGGTGTTTGTCACGTCCGCGTTCACTGTCGTGGGGatgcttgtgtttattttgcgGAATCGAAAGAGGTCAAAGCGGAGGGAGGGCAACTCCTCCGCCTCGGAGATCAATTCCTTACAGACGGTGTGTGACTCGTCTTATTGGCACAGCGGGCCTTATCACGCAGACGGGGGCGCGCACCGGGGCTTCGACTGCAGCACGCACCTCTCCACGACAAACGATGCGTAA